In the genome of Christensenella timonensis, one region contains:
- the crcB gene encoding fluoride efflux transporter CrcB — MIEFLVVGAGGFIGCCLRFLITKLMMPLPVQMPLATLFSNIIAGFLVGFLAGMEKQTSFITPRAKLFLTTGMLGGLSTFSTFSMETINLFLASDYARAFGNIVFNLIFSFLGVILGMSVSKLLFKSSAA; from the coding sequence ATGATTGAATTTTTAGTAGTGGGGGCGGGCGGCTTTATCGGCTGCTGCCTGCGTTTTTTGATCACCAAGCTGATGATGCCCCTGCCTGTGCAAATGCCGCTGGCAACACTTTTTTCCAACATCATCGCCGGTTTCCTGGTCGGCTTCCTGGCAGGTATGGAAAAACAGACTTCCTTCATCACGCCGCGCGCAAAGCTCTTTTTGACGACGGGTATGCTCGGCGGGCTTTCCACCTTTTCCACCTTCAGCATGGAAACGATCAATTTATTTTTGGCCTCCGACTATGCCCGCGCGTTCGGCAACATCGTCTTTAACCTTATTTTCAGTTTCCTTGGCGTCATCCTCGGTATGTCCGTTTCAAAATTGCTGTTCAAAAGCAGCGCCGCCTGA
- a CDS encoding DsrE family protein yields MKVLLHVDEAEKWKLALGNAKNLLKYGEEFGKEYVVEILANSAAVTSLTQARAKEEGLFADMEDLAIQAVAFVACRNALKANSIMEGSLIPFVEVVPAGIAEIVDKQEDGYAYVKP; encoded by the coding sequence ATGAAAGTATTGTTACATGTAGACGAAGCGGAAAAATGGAAACTGGCATTGGGCAATGCCAAAAACCTGTTGAAATACGGGGAAGAATTCGGTAAGGAATATGTGGTCGAAATTTTGGCAAACAGCGCGGCGGTCACGTCGCTTACGCAGGCAAGGGCCAAAGAAGAAGGGCTCTTTGCAGATATGGAGGATCTGGCGATCCAGGCCGTCGCGTTTGTGGCGTGCAGGAACGCGCTCAAGGCAAATTCGATCATGGAAGGCAGCTTGATCCCCTTTGTGGAGGTCGTACCGGCGGGGATCGCTGAAATCGTGGATAAACAGGAGGACGGCTATGCCTATGTAAAGCCATAA
- a CDS encoding glycoside hydrolase family 3 N-terminal domain-containing protein, which translates to MKTKSIAAMLLCGLLLLGACTAKTDAPAAVPTQVVSTEDAVVTPEASANVQPTPKPAETVTGTVTDATMSTLFLKAEDGTELTFAIGDAQTELGENGLAVGSVIDVTYTKGGEGEIPAAQKLVLKEEAPALDFFLYEDRAKEILAGMTAEEKAAQMFFARCPETDAAQLEEQFQFGGYILFKRDFEGKTKTGVQGDIRSYQQAAKIPMLIGVDEEGGTVTRLSGFEALRDEPFLSPQELYAQGGLERITEDTQEKSELLKSLGINVNLAPVCDVSTDPDDFIYPRAFGKDAGQTSEYVEAVISAMNESGMGSVMKHYPGYGSNADTHTGIAHDTRSLDTFQDSDFIPFVAGMQAGAPSILVNHNIVESMDEEHPASLSKKVHEILRAEQGFAGVIMTDDLYMDAIKDEYGAGQAAVMAVLAGNDMLVSSQPEEQLKGVLDALEDGTIDEEAIDEAVVRVLCWKLSLGLME; encoded by the coding sequence ATGAAGACAAAATCGATTGCAGCTATGTTGCTGTGCGGCCTTTTGCTGCTCGGTGCGTGTACCGCCAAAACGGATGCGCCGGCAGCCGTGCCCACGCAGGTGGTTTCCACAGAGGATGCGGTGGTTACGCCGGAAGCAAGCGCGAATGTGCAGCCAACGCCTAAGCCGGCAGAAACGGTCACCGGAACCGTTACCGATGCGACGATGTCTACGCTGTTTTTGAAAGCGGAGGATGGGACGGAGCTGACGTTCGCCATTGGCGATGCGCAAACAGAATTGGGTGAAAACGGGCTGGCGGTAGGTTCTGTGATCGATGTGACCTATACAAAAGGCGGGGAAGGCGAGATCCCCGCGGCGCAAAAGCTGGTATTAAAAGAAGAAGCGCCGGCGCTGGATTTTTTCCTGTACGAAGACCGCGCAAAAGAGATCCTTGCAGGTATGACGGCGGAAGAAAAGGCGGCGCAGATGTTTTTTGCGCGCTGCCCGGAAACGGACGCGGCCCAGTTGGAAGAGCAATTCCAGTTCGGCGGCTATATCCTGTTCAAACGCGACTTTGAAGGAAAGACGAAAACAGGGGTGCAGGGCGACATCAGGAGCTACCAGCAAGCGGCAAAGATACCCATGCTTATCGGCGTGGACGAGGAGGGCGGAACCGTCACGCGCCTCAGCGGGTTTGAGGCGCTGCGCGACGAGCCGTTTTTGTCGCCGCAGGAGCTGTATGCACAGGGTGGGCTGGAGCGGATCACAGAGGATACGCAGGAAAAATCGGAGCTGTTAAAAAGCCTCGGAATCAATGTCAATCTGGCGCCGGTGTGCGACGTATCCACAGACCCGGACGATTTCATCTATCCGCGCGCGTTCGGCAAGGATGCCGGGCAAACGTCGGAGTATGTTGAGGCCGTTATTTCCGCTATGAACGAAAGCGGGATGGGCAGCGTGATGAAGCATTATCCCGGCTATGGCTCCAATGCGGATACCCACACGGGCATCGCGCACGACACGCGCAGCCTGGATACTTTTCAAGACAGTGATTTTATACCCTTTGTTGCGGGTATGCAGGCGGGCGCCCCCAGCATCCTGGTGAACCACAACATTGTAGAGAGCATGGACGAGGAGCATCCCGCGTCACTTTCCAAAAAGGTGCACGAAATACTGCGGGCGGAGCAGGGCTTTGCCGGCGTAATCATGACGGACGACCTCTATATGGATGCGATCAAGGACGAATACGGCGCTGGGCAAGCGGCGGTGATGGCCGTTTTGGCGGGCAACGACATGTTGGTCTCCTCCCAGCCGGAGGAACAACTAAAGGGGGTGCTAGACGCGCTTGAGGACGGGACGATCGACGAAGAAGCGATCGACGAAGCGGTCGTGCGCGTGCTGTGCTGGAAGCTCTCGCTGGGACTGATGGAATAA
- a CDS encoding mechanosensitive ion channel family protein → MNGDTTTQIVDKTKDFFENFEKMFSLGFWNTLIFAAVVAGITFIILKLLSKFLKKHLTGNMRIFYRLIYVVVIVIAVFSVLMTIEPLKQFATVILASSGIAGVVIGLAAQTTLGNVFSGISIGVSKPFELGDYVEIIGQNVAGVVDDIGLRHTVIRTLDNKHVVIPNGVLDKDMVLTSHGLPDQAVNNQLNVGISYDSDIDLAIKIISDAAYAHTDTIDRRTDEEKKNGTPKILIRITDFAPSAVMLRAFIWTKDLVTGNQVLSDLRYTIKKQFDEQGITIPYQTQTILLEEKKDGK, encoded by the coding sequence ATGAACGGTGATACCACCACACAGATTGTGGATAAAACCAAAGATTTTTTTGAAAACTTTGAAAAGATGTTCTCATTGGGTTTTTGGAACACGCTGATTTTCGCGGCGGTCGTCGCGGGGATTACGTTTATCATCCTGAAACTATTGTCCAAATTTCTGAAAAAGCACCTGACCGGCAACATGCGTATTTTTTACCGGCTCATTTATGTGGTCGTCATTGTGATCGCGGTCTTTTCGGTGCTGATGACGATCGAGCCCCTAAAACAATTTGCAACGGTCATCCTTGCAAGCTCGGGGATTGCGGGCGTGGTGATCGGCCTTGCGGCACAGACAACGCTGGGGAATGTATTCAGCGGGATTTCCATCGGTGTGAGCAAGCCGTTTGAACTGGGAGATTATGTGGAGATCATAGGCCAGAACGTAGCGGGCGTGGTGGACGATATCGGCCTGCGCCACACGGTGATCCGTACGCTGGATAACAAGCACGTGGTCATTCCCAACGGTGTGCTGGATAAGGATATGGTCTTAACGTCGCACGGCCTGCCCGACCAGGCTGTGAACAACCAGCTCAATGTAGGGATCTCCTACGACAGCGATATCGATCTTGCCATAAAGATCATTTCCGACGCAGCCTATGCACATACGGATACCATCGACCGGCGCACGGACGAGGAAAAGAAAAACGGCACGCCCAAAATACTGATCCGCATCACGGACTTTGCGCCGTCGGCCGTCATGCTGCGCGCCTTTATATGGACCAAAGACCTTGTGACCGGAAACCAGGTTCTGTCCGACCTGCGCTATACGATCAAAAAACAATTTGACGAACAGGGGATCACGATCCCTTACCAGACCCAGACGATTCTGTTGGAAGAAAAAAAGGACGGAAAATGA
- a CDS encoding DUF2992 family protein yields MKTQSRSVVRAQAYACHEQATATRKVEHRLHRAQKAEQAFLLRQQKKKEKHRGR; encoded by the coding sequence ATAAAAACACAGTCCCGGTCGGTAGTCCGGGCGCAGGCCTACGCCTGCCATGAACAGGCAACCGCCACACGCAAGGTGGAGCACCGCCTGCACAGGGCGCAAAAAGCAGAGCAAGCTTTTTTGCTGCGGCAGCAAAAGAAAAAAGAAAAGCACAGGGGCAGGTGA
- a CDS encoding DUF488 domain-containing protein, translating to MLKIKRVYDSAEQQDGYRILVDRLWPRGVSKEKAAIGLWARDIAPTPQLRKSFGHEPEKFPAFSEQYKEELMGNPSTEAFVSVVREKLAQGDVTLVYGAKDTRHNDAVVLEAFLEQRLAAMAGKEKQ from the coding sequence ATGCTGAAAATCAAGCGGGTATACGACAGTGCGGAGCAGCAGGACGGATACCGTATCCTGGTAGACCGGCTGTGGCCGCGGGGCGTTTCAAAGGAAAAAGCAGCGATCGGTTTGTGGGCAAGGGATATTGCGCCCACGCCGCAGTTGCGCAAGTCGTTTGGCCACGAGCCGGAAAAGTTTCCTGCGTTTTCGGAGCAATACAAAGAGGAGCTCATGGGCAATCCTTCCACAGAGGCGTTTGTCTCTGTTGTCAGGGAAAAGCTGGCGCAAGGGGACGTTACGCTGGTATACGGCGCCAAAGATACCCGGCATAACGATGCTGTCGTACTGGAAGCATTTTTGGAACAGAGGTTGGCCGCCATGGCCGGAAAGGAAAAACAATGA
- a CDS encoding MATE family efflux transporter — protein sequence MNQTIQDFTSGNMARQMLRFAWPLFLANLLQTLYSIVDMVVVGQFVGSGGLAALSSASMIVFVITSLCTGITTGGAVLVAQYEGAHKKQRRVHTIGTLFTLSMLLSVLVTVSSLLLYHPLLELMQLPKEAMQYADDYMGIVCMGTVFVFGYNAVCAVLRGLGDSRRPLYFVLAAAIANIVLDLLLVGVFRMDTRGAAIATVVSQGISFFVAAVSLKRSRLAVGAYSAGLFLSKTAKLILKIGLPTAGQMAILNLSYLIATGMLNVFGVAVAAASGIGLKLNTVAAMPIWAVGQAVTTIAGQMMGAGDMQRAQITGKTGAQLCIAAAVITTILFQLFAGPLVMLFNADPDVVREGILYLRICCSLNCIVYAVMYAYNSFATGVGDAMFSFLNSMLDCVVIRILGSFLLGFSFGCGFIGIYIAESFAPVLPAIVAGIYFTRRRWMAKRLVGT from the coding sequence ATGAATCAGACAATACAAGATTTCACGTCGGGCAACATGGCCCGGCAAATGCTCCGCTTTGCATGGCCTCTGTTTTTGGCGAACCTCCTGCAAACCCTGTACAGTATCGTGGATATGGTCGTGGTCGGGCAGTTCGTGGGCAGCGGGGGACTGGCGGCCCTGAGCAGCGCTTCCATGATCGTTTTTGTGATCACGTCTCTTTGTACGGGCATCACCACCGGCGGCGCGGTGCTCGTCGCACAATATGAAGGCGCGCACAAAAAGCAGCGGCGCGTGCATACCATTGGTACGCTGTTCACGCTTTCCATGCTCCTCTCCGTGCTGGTTACGGTATCAAGCCTACTTCTCTACCACCCGCTTCTCGAACTGATGCAGCTCCCCAAAGAAGCGATGCAGTACGCGGACGATTATATGGGCATCGTCTGTATGGGCACGGTATTTGTGTTTGGCTATAACGCTGTGTGCGCTGTGCTGCGCGGCCTGGGGGATTCCAGGCGCCCCCTCTATTTTGTGCTGGCGGCGGCAATCGCCAATATCGTGCTCGACCTGCTGCTGGTCGGCGTGTTCCGCATGGATACCCGCGGCGCCGCGATCGCCACTGTCGTTTCACAGGGGATATCGTTTTTTGTGGCGGCCGTATCCTTAAAGCGGTCGAGATTGGCGGTGGGGGCGTACTCTGCGGGCCTGTTCCTTTCCAAAACGGCAAAGCTGATCTTAAAGATCGGCCTGCCGACCGCCGGGCAGATGGCGATCCTCAACCTTTCCTATCTGATCGCAACGGGGATGCTCAATGTATTCGGCGTAGCAGTCGCCGCTGCGTCGGGCATCGGCCTCAAGCTCAACACTGTCGCAGCCATGCCGATCTGGGCAGTAGGGCAGGCGGTCACCACCATTGCCGGACAGATGATGGGCGCGGGGGATATGCAGCGCGCGCAAATCACCGGAAAGACGGGCGCTCAGCTGTGCATTGCCGCGGCTGTGATCACTACGATCCTGTTCCAGCTGTTTGCCGGGCCGCTTGTCATGCTTTTCAACGCCGACCCGGACGTCGTCCGCGAAGGTATCCTTTACCTGCGGATATGCTGCTCTCTAAACTGCATCGTTTATGCCGTCATGTACGCGTACAATTCTTTTGCGACAGGCGTGGGCGACGCTATGTTCTCGTTTCTGAACTCCATGCTCGATTGCGTGGTCATCCGTATTTTGGGCAGCTTCCTTTTGGGGTTTTCCTTTGGCTGCGGCTTTATCGGCATCTATATCGCGGAATCCTTCGCCCCCGTCCTGCCGGCGATCGTTGCGGGCATCTATTTTACGCGCAGGCGGTGGATGGCAAAACGGCTGGTCGGTACTTAA
- a CDS encoding glycerophosphodiester phosphodiesterase: MVSDLTACLIVIGLGAVAVLILNRIMTVVSPPQEKTWLTEFQYAHRGLHDDAVPENSLPAFQSAVDAGFAIELDVQLSKDGQVMVFHDRDLERMTGVTGRLRDRTYRELRNLRLKGTGQKIPTLAEALTVVGGKVPLLIEIKNHGMAGELERKLYRILFDYEGKYAIQSFSPFSVRWFRRNAPHIYRGQLACNFWKCNEFTVSRIKRFLIANLLFIVQKLGVNFICKPNFISYELHKVNSRLIRRLRRKGAPIFAWTVRNHEQYDDAKQYTDSVIFEGFRPKDIR; encoded by the coding sequence ATGGTTTCAGACTTAACAGCTTGCCTGATCGTCATCGGGCTGGGAGCCGTTGCCGTACTGATCTTAAACCGGATCATGACGGTCGTATCCCCGCCGCAGGAAAAGACATGGCTGACGGAGTTCCAATATGCACACAGGGGACTGCATGATGATGCGGTTCCGGAAAATTCCCTTCCCGCTTTTCAAAGTGCGGTGGATGCAGGTTTTGCGATCGAGCTCGACGTGCAGCTTTCAAAGGACGGCCAGGTCATGGTGTTCCATGACAGGGATTTAGAACGTATGACAGGCGTAACGGGAAGGCTCAGGGACCGTACCTACCGCGAGCTGCGGAATTTGCGGCTTAAAGGGACTGGACAGAAGATCCCCACGCTTGCAGAAGCGCTCACAGTGGTCGGGGGGAAAGTCCCGCTGCTGATCGAGATCAAAAACCACGGTATGGCGGGCGAATTGGAAAGAAAGCTTTACCGGATACTGTTCGACTATGAAGGAAAATACGCGATCCAGTCGTTTTCGCCGTTTTCCGTCAGGTGGTTTCGGCGAAACGCGCCGCATATCTACCGCGGGCAGCTTGCCTGTAATTTTTGGAAATGTAACGAGTTTACAGTCAGCAGGATCAAACGGTTTTTGATTGCGAACCTGTTGTTCATCGTCCAGAAGCTGGGTGTGAATTTTATCTGTAAGCCCAATTTTATCAGCTACGAGCTGCATAAGGTTAATTCGCGGCTGATCAGGCGGCTGCGCAGGAAAGGCGCGCCGATCTTCGCCTGGACGGTACGCAACCACGAACAGTATGACGATGCGAAGCAATATACGGATTCCGTGATTTTTGAAGGGTTCCGCCCTAAGGATATCCGGTAA
- a CDS encoding DUF5131 family protein, whose amino-acid sequence MNAWNPWHGCHKTSPGCQNCYMYRRDESVGKDPSVVCRTASFDLPAKRKRDGSYKLAGGREVFTCGTSDFFIEEADEWRDDAWRLIRERPDISFLIITKRIHRLRVGLPRDWGEGYANVRIGCTVENQEMADKRLPIFMQMPAAHRIVICEPILEHIDVSPYLASGKFEYVVAGGESGMEARTCDYRWILSLHAQCWEHRVSFWFKQTGRNFLKDGKRYTILKRLQHSQARKAGLNFTVK is encoded by the coding sequence ATGAACGCATGGAACCCGTGGCACGGCTGCCACAAAACAAGCCCCGGCTGCCAGAATTGTTATATGTACCGGCGGGATGAATCCGTTGGCAAAGACCCAAGTGTCGTTTGCAGGACGGCGTCTTTTGATTTGCCCGCAAAGCGCAAGCGCGACGGGAGCTACAAGCTGGCCGGGGGCCGTGAGGTGTTCACCTGTGGCACTTCGGATTTTTTCATCGAAGAAGCGGACGAATGGCGCGATGATGCGTGGCGCTTGATCCGCGAGCGGCCAGATATCTCGTTTTTGATCATCACCAAGCGCATCCACCGCTTGCGTGTTGGCCTGCCCCGCGACTGGGGCGAGGGCTATGCGAACGTGCGCATCGGCTGTACGGTGGAAAACCAGGAGATGGCCGATAAACGTTTGCCCATATTCATGCAGATGCCCGCGGCCCACCGCATCGTTATCTGCGAGCCTATTTTAGAGCACATCGACGTATCGCCCTACCTTGCGAGCGGCAAATTCGAGTATGTCGTCGCGGGGGGTGAATCGGGCATGGAGGCGCGCACATGCGATTACCGCTGGATCTTATCGCTGCACGCCCAATGCTGGGAGCACCGCGTTTCCTTCTGGTTCAAGCAGACCGGGCGCAATTTCTTAAAGGACGGCAAACGCTATACGATTTTAAAACGCCTGCAACATTCGCAGGCGCGTAAAGCCGGGCTGAATTTTACCGTAAAATAA
- a CDS encoding OsmC family protein has product MLTTFKATAKKLPGGLQVETDSRGFKILLDEPAELGGTNKGLNPVEAVLCALGACQTICAAAFAQKCGVDLEDFHVEMEGDLDPDGFLDLADVRNGFQEIRFTMHFKTKSGQAAAEKLADYIESHCPVGDCLENGVKLVRAGVVVE; this is encoded by the coding sequence ATGTTAACGACATTCAAAGCTACCGCAAAAAAACTGCCGGGTGGGCTGCAGGTGGAAACAGATTCTCGTGGTTTTAAGATTCTTTTGGACGAGCCAGCAGAGCTCGGCGGGACGAACAAGGGGCTTAATCCCGTAGAAGCCGTTTTATGTGCGCTCGGCGCATGCCAGACCATTTGCGCCGCTGCTTTTGCGCAAAAATGCGGCGTAGACCTGGAAGATTTCCACGTGGAAATGGAAGGCGACCTCGATCCGGATGGCTTTTTGGATCTCGCAGACGTACGGAACGGTTTCCAGGAGATCCGTTTCACGATGCATTTCAAAACCAAATCCGGGCAGGCTGCTGCTGAAAAGCTTGCGGACTACATCGAAAGCCATTGTCCGGTGGGCGACTGCCTGGAAAACGGCGTGAAGCTGGTACGGGCAGGCGTTGTCGTAGAGTAA
- a CDS encoding ATP-binding cassette domain-containing protein: protein MLTIEHLEVTYKKRAALSITHPITIKKSDRIGIIGSNGAGKTTLLKSVLGLTRYTGRISTRLRPEDIAAHMQQNNYVKTMPVRYIMETILGTGIKNDRKLQGLVDFFDFGGCLNKRFQILSGGEKQRFTIILVLMQDAPLTFFDEVTSGLDFETRQKLMDKLASWYTDKTTALCIVSHYYDELERIADKLLILEDGFVVDFGSTHDLFSKYCGNAIMTIENTQRNRVITKGFPTIESPRHLLSFSCPDEAAEAALSSLLIRHDINYKRSNQDIESIFTNAVKHFYEAKGETV, encoded by the coding sequence ATGCTTACCATAGAACATCTGGAAGTGACTTATAAAAAACGGGCAGCGCTTTCGATCACCCATCCCATTACGATCAAGAAGAGCGACCGGATCGGCATCATCGGTTCCAACGGCGCGGGCAAGACGACTCTTCTCAAATCCGTTCTGGGGCTGACGCGCTATACCGGGCGCATCAGCACCCGGCTGCGGCCGGAGGACATTGCCGCGCACATGCAGCAAAACAATTACGTGAAGACCATGCCCGTGCGCTATATCATGGAGACCATCCTCGGCACAGGCATCAAAAACGATCGAAAGCTGCAAGGGCTGGTCGACTTTTTTGATTTCGGCGGCTGCCTTAATAAGCGCTTTCAAATCCTTTCCGGCGGCGAAAAACAGCGCTTTACCATCATCCTCGTGCTCATGCAGGACGCGCCGCTCACCTTTTTTGACGAGGTGACTTCCGGGCTCGATTTTGAAACGCGCCAAAAGCTGATGGATAAACTCGCCAGCTGGTATACGGATAAAACGACGGCGCTGTGCATCGTTTCGCACTACTATGACGAACTGGAGCGCATCGCGGACAAATTGCTGATCTTAGAGGACGGCTTTGTGGTGGATTTCGGAAGTACGCACGACCTGTTTTCAAAATATTGCGGGAACGCGATCATGACGATCGAAAATACGCAGCGAAACCGCGTTATCACGAAAGGCTTTCCTACCATAGAATCCCCGCGGCATCTGCTCTCCTTCTCCTGTCCGGATGAGGCGGCGGAAGCGGCGCTTTCTTCCCTGCTGATCCGCCATGATATCAACTATAAGCGGAGCAACCAGGATATTGAAAGCATCTTCACCAATGCTGTGAAGCATTTTTATGAGGCGAAGGGAGAAACGGTATGA
- the xylB gene encoding xylulokinase, with protein sequence MKYLIGIDIGTSATKTVLFDEAFQVVASSSQEYPMYQPHNGWAEQRAEDWRDAVLKTIKDVVSTSGVQGGDISGVGLSGQMHGLVMLDEQNEVIRPSIIWCDQRTAKECEEITQKVGAQRLIEITANPALTGFTASKILWVRNNEPENYAKCRHILLPKDYIRFILTGEYATEVSDASGMQLLDVPKRQWSAEVLEKLDIDPSLLAKVYESPEVTGAILPEVAKETGLSEKTVVVGGAGDNAAAAVGTGIVQDGRAFTTIGTSGVVYAHSSKVTIDPKGRVHTFCCAVPGCWHVMGVTQGAGLSLKWFRDQFCQDYVEQAKKQGANVYDLMGKDAAGVPVGSHKLIYLPYLMGERTPHLDPDCRGVFFGLSAIHTKKDMIRAVMEGVSFSLKNCADILDGMGVTIDEMMACGGGGTSPVWRQMLADLYGCDVKTIVSQEGPALGVAILAAVGAGLYSDVPAACAKAVKTDQSCPPIPENQREYPKYYEIYNDLYGCLKEEYKKLAGI encoded by the coding sequence ATGAAATATTTGATTGGGATCGATATCGGCACGTCGGCCACAAAAACCGTGCTTTTTGACGAGGCGTTCCAGGTGGTCGCTTCCAGCTCGCAGGAATATCCGATGTACCAGCCGCACAACGGCTGGGCGGAGCAGCGCGCGGAAGATTGGCGCGACGCGGTGTTAAAAACGATAAAAGATGTAGTCAGCACATCCGGCGTGCAGGGCGGGGATATCTCCGGCGTCGGGCTTTCGGGCCAGATGCACGGATTGGTGATGCTGGACGAACAAAACGAAGTCATCCGGCCGTCCATCATCTGGTGCGACCAGCGCACGGCAAAGGAATGTGAGGAGATCACGCAAAAGGTAGGGGCACAGCGGCTCATTGAGATCACAGCCAACCCTGCGCTTACAGGCTTTACCGCCTCCAAGATTTTGTGGGTGCGCAACAATGAACCGGAAAACTATGCGAAATGCCGCCATATCCTGCTGCCCAAGGATTATATCCGCTTTATCCTGACCGGGGAATACGCGACGGAAGTGTCGGATGCGAGCGGGATGCAGCTTCTCGACGTACCCAAACGGCAGTGGTCGGCAGAGGTGCTGGAAAAACTGGATATCGACCCCTCGCTGCTGGCAAAGGTATATGAATCGCCCGAGGTCACGGGCGCCATCCTGCCGGAGGTCGCCAAAGAAACGGGGCTTTCGGAAAAAACGGTCGTTGTAGGCGGCGCGGGCGACAATGCGGCAGCGGCTGTAGGTACGGGCATTGTGCAGGACGGGCGTGCGTTTACGACGATCGGTACCAGCGGCGTTGTCTATGCGCATAGTTCAAAGGTCACCATAGACCCTAAAGGCCGCGTACATACCTTTTGCTGTGCAGTCCCGGGCTGTTGGCATGTGATGGGCGTGACGCAGGGCGCGGGGCTCTCGCTCAAATGGTTCCGCGACCAGTTCTGCCAGGATTATGTTGAGCAGGCGAAAAAACAGGGCGCGAACGTTTACGACCTGATGGGAAAAGACGCGGCGGGCGTTCCTGTAGGCAGCCATAAACTGATTTATCTCCCCTACCTGATGGGGGAGCGTACGCCGCACCTAGATCCCGACTGCCGCGGCGTATTTTTTGGGCTGTCCGCCATCCATACCAAAAAAGACATGATCCGTGCGGTCATGGAGGGCGTTTCTTTTTCGCTGAAAAATTGTGCGGATATCCTGGACGGCATGGGCGTTACGATCGACGAGATGATGGCATGCGGCGGCGGAGGAACCAGCCCGGTGTGGCGGCAGATGCTTGCCGACCTCTATGGCTGCGATGTCAAAACGATCGTGTCGCAGGAGGGGCCGGCCCTCGGCGTGGCGATTCTTGCCGCAGTGGGCGCAGGGCTCTACAGCGACGTCCCGGCGGCATGCGCAAAAGCGGTTAAAACAGACCAGAGCTGCCCGCCCATCCCGGAAAACCAGAGGGAATACCCCAAATATTATGAGATATACAACGACCTTTATGGGTGCTTAAAAGAGGAATACAAAAAATTGGCCGGCATCTGA
- a CDS encoding metallopeptidase family protein — MISYEAMGQMLDELAEELPQEFFTELNGGILLLPQEEMHPKSRDNDLYVLGRYYRSSDMGNHIEIYYGSFARLYGNSPEEKLREELRKTLRHEFRHHLEGLSGERGLEVEDEEYISQYLQSHPGNH, encoded by the coding sequence TTGATTTCTTACGAAGCAATGGGGCAAATGCTGGACGAGCTCGCAGAGGAGCTCCCGCAGGAATTTTTTACGGAACTCAATGGCGGGATCCTGCTTTTGCCGCAGGAGGAAATGCACCCAAAAAGCAGGGATAACGATTTATATGTTCTGGGGCGTTATTACCGCAGCAGCGATATGGGAAACCATATCGAAATTTATTATGGCTCTTTTGCCCGGCTCTACGGCAATTCTCCGGAGGAAAAGCTACGGGAGGAGCTGCGCAAAACGCTGCGCCATGAGTTCCGCCACCATTTGGAAGGGCTTTCGGGCGAGCGCGGCCTGGAGGTGGAGGATGAGGAATATATTTCCCAATACCTGCAGTCCCATCCCGGCAACCATTAA